The window ACTGCTGATCGCCGCTCGCTGGTGGGCGTCGCCGAGGTCCGTGAACGGACCCGAGAGCTGACCACCAGCACCGACGACCGCCGCTCGACACGCCCGGTAGTACCAGTAGGCCGTCGTGTGGAGCTCGCCCGGTCGGTCGAGCCCCACGAGCAGCTCCTCGATCAGCAGTCGATCATCGAGGAGCAGCGCCGGACGCTCGTCAGCCACCTACTGATCGACGAGGTCGGGGTCGTCGATCCCGGCAACGCCGGCCTCGTAGCGGTCTCGGAGCACGCGCCGGAGCTCGTCGCGGGCGCGGTCCACGCCGCCGGGCACGATCAGGGCCGCGTCGCCCAGATCGATGATGCCGACCTCGCCGCCGTCGACGA of the Acidimicrobiales bacterium genome contains:
- a CDS encoding AbrB/MazE/SpoVT family DNA-binding domain-containing protein, with amino-acid sequence MAAASTARVSHRGQTNLPAELRHRWGIVDGGEVGIIDLGDAALIVPGGVDRARDELRRVLRDRYEAGVAGIDDPDLVDQ